From Kaistella polysaccharea:
CGCCGTTTTTTATGGATCAATTGTATCAGGATTTAAATAAAATTACCGGTAAAAATGCGGCAGAATCAATTCACCTCACAGATTTCCCGAAAGCTCAGGAAAAATTGATCGATCAGGATTTGGTGGAAAAAACGCATTTGGCTCAGCAAATTACGTCGATGGTATTTTCATTGAGAAAGAAAGAAAACATCAAAGTAAGACAGCCACTTCAGAAAGTGATGATTCCTGTTTTGGACAAGAAAACTGAAGCACAAATCTTAGCAGTTTCGGATTTGGTAAAACAGGAAGTGAATGTAAAAGAACTGCAACTCATTAATGCTGATGAAGCGGCGGATTTAATTATCAAACAGATCAAGCCAAACTTTAAAACGTTGGGCGCACGACTTGGAAAAGATATGAAAACGGTGGCCGGAGAAATCACGAATTTTACGGCTGAACAGATTTCAACTTTAGAAAAAGAAGGAAAAATGGAAATTCAAGGCTATGAAATTTCATTAGATGATGTTGAGATTTTCACGAAAGATATTCCAGGTTGGACGGTTACCAGTGAAGGTAAGTTAACGGTAGCGTTGGATTTGACACTCACCGACGAACTAAAAGCAGAAGGCGTTGCACGAGAATTCATCAATAGAATTCAGAATTTAAGAAAAGAAAAAGATTTCGACTTAACTGACAGAATATCAATTCGTTTAGATGAAGAATGTCCTTTTACAAAAGAAATTATTAATAATAAGTCATATATTTCTTCGGAAGTATTGTCAGATAGAATAGAAATTGTAAATTCACTCTCAAATTTTGATGAAATTGAAATCGATGACCTCGCTTTCAAAGTTGAGGTTCAAAAAATATAATAATTTGAAAAGTGACGGCTTCATGTAGACAGTCACATTAACCAATTAAAAAAACACACGCGCTATGACTGAGGACAGACAAAGATATAATGACGCTGATTTACAGCAGTTCAAAATACTTATTCAAGGTAAAATTGATAAAGCAGAGAGAGACTTGATGCTTATCCGGGAAAGTTTCATCAACGACCAAAATAATGGAACCGATGACACTTCGCCCACATTCAAAGCTTTCGAAGAAGGTGCTGAAACATTAAGTAAAGAACAAAATGCGATCTTGGCAGGAAGGCAGGAAAAATTTGTTCGGGATTTGAAAAACGCACTCGTACGTATTGAAAATAAAACGTATGGCATTTGCCGCGTAACCGGAAAGTTGATCCCGAAAGACAGACTACTAGCGGTTCCTCACGCAACCCTCAGCATCGAAGCTAAAAATATGCAACGGTAAATTTATCATTTAATATGAATGATGTACAAAGTACAATGTATATTTCTATGCAGAATACTTTGTACATTTTTATTTTAAAATCATGAACACGGTTTTCATTTTACTGGCAGTAGCAGTTATTTTTATCTATTTTTTTCGAAAAAATATCAAAGAAAAGTTTGTCCCGAATAAAGACAAGTATCTTACAATTGATGACCGGTACAATGCTGAGAAGAAAAAAAGACAGGACGAAATTGATGCTATACTGAGTAAAATAGGTAAAAACGGCTTGAAAGATTTGACCGTAGAAGATAAAAAACGCCTCGACGAACTCTCAAAAAAATAAATTAAAATGGAATCCCTTATCGTACATCCAAAAAATCAAATGGAACTTAATGCGCTGAAAAGTGTGATGAAAGAAATGGGTATTAAATTTGAAAAATTTCACACCAGAAATTTGAAAACTCCCTCTGTTACCGAGACAAAGACTGCTGCTCCAAAAAAAGCTAAGCCCACAAACACATCTAGAAATTATCCTAAGAAAGACCTGTAATGAAGAAGATCGCTTTAATAACTTTTATAATATTACTCATTGATCAAGTCTCGAAATTTTATATAAAAACCCATTTCAATTTGGGCGAAAGCGTAAGCGTATTGCCCGGTTTTAAATTGACTTTTGTGGAAAATCCCGGCATGGCCTATGGTTTTCATTTCGGTGGTTTGATCGGAAAATACATTCTTGTAATTATTCGTGTATTTTTAATTGGTGGCATGGTTTATCTTTTCAGCAAGTGGCTGAAAGAAGGTGCTAGCAACTATCTGCTCATTCCAATGTCTATGATATTTGCCGGCGCAATCGGAAATTTGATCGACGGAATGTTTTACGGAATGCTGTTCGACAGCGGAACTGTTTATGATGAAAGCATCAGCAGATGGATTGAATACGGTGGAATTTCGAAAGTCGTACCGTTCGGACAAGGCTATTCTACCTTCATGAAAGGTTGCGTGGTCGATATGCTCCACTTTCCTTTGGTTGATTGGTATGTTCCGGAAAGCTTCCCAATAATTGGGGGAAAACACATTGAATTTTTTAAATATATTTTCAACATTGCAGATTCTGCAATTACTGTCGGCGCTGCATTATTACTGATTTTCAGAAAAAAAGCTCTACCGAACGGCTTAGATTTCTAACGAATTACCAGTTCTTTCGAAGTCTTTTATTATTATTTTTGTAAAAATTTTAAGTTAAACTCATTTAATGTCCAGAATACTAACCGGAATACAGGCAACAGGAACTCCACATTTAGGAAATTTACTCGGCGCAATTATTCCCGCCATTGAACTTTCTAAAAAGAAAGAAAACGAATCTTTTTTATTTATTGCCAATCTGCATTCTTTAACGCAAATTAAAGATGCCGCAGAGTTGAAGAAAAACACCTACGAAATTGCCGCAGCTTGGCTTGCATGCGGCTTGGATACTGAAAAAACGTTTTTTTACCGCCAAAGCGATATTGCCGAAGTTTGCGAACTTTCCTGGTATTTATCCTGCTTTTTTCCTTATCAGAGATTGACGCTAGCCCATTCCTTTAAAGATAAAGCCGACCGTTTAGAAGACGTAAATGCAGGTCTTTTTACGTATCCCGTTTTAATGGGTGCTGATATTTTACTGTACAATGCGGAAATTGTCCCTGTTGGGAAAGATCAGTTGCAGCATTTAGAAATGGCTCGCGATATGGGCGCACGATTTAATCATCAAATGGGTGAAGTTTTCGTACTGCCAAAAGCTGAACTTCAGGAAGACACCAAATATGTACCCGGAACAGATGGTCAGAAAATGTCGAAATCAAGAGGGAATATTATTAATATTTTCTTGCCAGAAAAGGAACTGAAGAAACAGGTGATGGGAATAGAAACCGATTCAAAATCACTAGAAGAACCGAAAGATCCAGAAACTGATAAAGTTTTCGCTTTATTCGAGTTAATTGGAACTCCAGAACAAACAGAAATTTTAAGACAAAAATATTTAGCCGGAAATTTCGGTTATGGCCACGCGAAAACAGAATTGCTGAATTTAATTTTGACTAGATTTTCAAAAGAAAGAGAATTGTTCACCTATTACATGAACAACCTGCCGGAATTAGAAGAAAAACTGCAACAAGGTGCGGTAAAAACGAAACAAATTGCAGCCGAAACGCTGAAAAAAGTTCGAAACAGTTTAGGCGTTTAAAACTAAAAACCTTTCCAAGTTGGAAAGGTTTTTTTATAGAATATTTTTTATTTCCTGCAGTTTACGTATTACTTTCACCTCGTTCGCTTCATATTTATCATCGAAAACATCGAAATAGACAACTTGCATTCCAAAAGATTTGGCACCTTCAACATCAGCAATCCAGTCATCACCAATCATGATGGATTCTTCTACTTTCGCATTTGCTTTTTTCAAAGCATAATCATAAATCTCTGGTTTTGGTTTGCGAATATTAATTTCATCGGCGCTCGTAATGGTTTTAAAATAATTCTGGATTCCGGAAAGTTCGCATTTTCTGGCGGTCACTTCCTGGAAACCATTAGATAAAATATGCAGCGTATAGCCTTTATCGTGAAGATATTCCAAAATGTCGAAAGCGCCTTCCACGAGATCGTTATAATTCAGAATTTCATCTAAAAAATTATTTTCAAAGGTTTGAGAAAGCTCAAAATCATCAATGCCGAAAAAAAGAAAAGAATCATAAAAGCGATGTTTCCGAAGATATTCTTTGTCGATTTCACCATCCCTGATTTGCTCCCACAATCGTTCATTAATGGTAAAATATTCACGATGGAAATCGTCAAAATTGATATTGTATTTGTCCCGAACTTCTTCTCTTTTAAATATTTCTTTGAGGGTGAGAAACGCATTGCCCCGATGATCCCACAGTGTATTGTCGAGATCAAAAAAAATGTGCTGAATTTTCATACAGCACAAATTTAGTTAAATTAGGTTAGTTTTTAGAAACAATGTGAATTTTAGAACCTGATTTTAGAGCCTGAATACTCTTGGAATACATCAGCAAAAAATCAACGGTTATTTTTTTTGGTTTCAACAGGCTTCCGTTTAGAGTGTAATCTTTTTTCATAGGCAAAGTTTCACTAAAAACGAAGTTTATTACATATTATTATCTGGTTAAACTAATTTGATGTTCTTCCATAATTTTTCGGAGATTAATTAAAGCATAACGTACACGCCCCAATGTTGTATTAATGCTCGTATCGGTTTGTTCAGCGATTTCTTTAAATGAAAGCGCATCGAAAAAACGCAGTTTTACAACTTCCTGTTGGTTTGGTGGCAGAAATTCCAGCATCTTCATTAGATCTTCTTGAATCTGGCGGGAAATCAGTTGTTCTTCTATATTTTCTTCATTAATGCTGATCAGATCGAAAATAGAATATTCTTCATTATCATATGATGTTTCAGAAACTTTGTTGTGTTTCGCTTTTAATCGGTAATGATCAATGATGAGATTGTGCGCAATTCTTTTCGCCCAGAGAACAAACTTGCCTTCTTCGTTATATCGCCCTTCTTTTAAGGTGATAATAATCTTCATAAAGGTATCCTGGAAAACATCATTTGCTAATGTGTCGTCCATTACTTTATAGAAAATATAAGAAAATATATCTT
This genomic window contains:
- a CDS encoding TraR/DksA family transcriptional regulator; protein product: MTEDRQRYNDADLQQFKILIQGKIDKAERDLMLIRESFINDQNNGTDDTSPTFKAFEEGAETLSKEQNAILAGRQEKFVRDLKNALVRIENKTYGICRVTGKLIPKDRLLAVPHATLSIEAKNMQR
- a CDS encoding RNA polymerase sigma factor, which gives rise to MNTNTDSWLISAYKDGNEKALAILIERHQKDIFSYIFYKVMDDTLANDVFQDTFMKIIITLKEGRYNEEGKFVLWAKRIAHNLIIDHYRLKAKHNKVSETSYDNEEYSIFDLISINEENIEEQLISRQIQEDLMKMLEFLPPNQQEVVKLRFFDALSFKEIAEQTDTSINTTLGRVRYALINLRKIMEEHQISLTR
- the trpS gene encoding tryptophan--tRNA ligase, yielding MSRILTGIQATGTPHLGNLLGAIIPAIELSKKKENESFLFIANLHSLTQIKDAAELKKNTYEIAAAWLACGLDTEKTFFYRQSDIAEVCELSWYLSCFFPYQRLTLAHSFKDKADRLEDVNAGLFTYPVLMGADILLYNAEIVPVGKDQLQHLEMARDMGARFNHQMGEVFVLPKAELQEDTKYVPGTDGQKMSKSRGNIINIFLPEKELKKQVMGIETDSKSLEEPKDPETDKVFALFELIGTPEQTEILRQKYLAGNFGYGHAKTELLNLILTRFSKERELFTYYMNNLPELEEKLQQGAVKTKQIAAETLKKVRNSLGV
- a CDS encoding DUF6576 domain-containing protein, which gives rise to MNTVFILLAVAVIFIYFFRKNIKEKFVPNKDKYLTIDDRYNAEKKKRQDEIDAILSKIGKNGLKDLTVEDKKRLDELSKK
- a CDS encoding lipoprotein signal peptidase, whose protein sequence is MKKIALITFIILLIDQVSKFYIKTHFNLGESVSVLPGFKLTFVENPGMAYGFHFGGLIGKYILVIIRVFLIGGMVYLFSKWLKEGASNYLLIPMSMIFAGAIGNLIDGMFYGMLFDSGTVYDESISRWIEYGGISKVVPFGQGYSTFMKGCVVDMLHFPLVDWYVPESFPIIGGKHIEFFKYIFNIADSAITVGAALLLIFRKKALPNGLDF
- a CDS encoding YjjG family noncanonical pyrimidine nucleotidase; translated protein: MKIQHIFFDLDNTLWDHRGNAFLTLKEIFKREEVRDKYNINFDDFHREYFTINERLWEQIRDGEIDKEYLRKHRFYDSFLFFGIDDFELSQTFENNFLDEILNYNDLVEGAFDILEYLHDKGYTLHILSNGFQEVTARKCELSGIQNYFKTITSADEINIRKPKPEIYDYALKKANAKVEESIMIGDDWIADVEGAKSFGMQVVYFDVFDDKYEANEVKVIRKLQEIKNIL
- a CDS encoding DUF2683 family protein translates to MESLIVHPKNQMELNALKSVMKEMGIKFEKFHTRNLKTPSVTETKTAAPKKAKPTNTSRNYPKKDL